A single region of the Streptomyces vilmorinianum genome encodes:
- a CDS encoding long-chain-fatty-acid--CoA ligase gives MSLSVANILGESARLLPERIAVVEGAARLTYGELWSEALRCAAGLREAGVKPGDRVAVLLPNTTEFVRVYYGALAAGATVVPVHALLVADEVQYVLEHSKAVAIVSGGPLWPVAEEAARAAGVRALRGAPSAAEPLSAAEPAGASDTAVVLYTSGTTGRPKGARLTHLNIVMNASVTSQDLLGLGAGDVVLGCLPLFHSYGQTCAMNGTLRAGATLVLLPRFSGPAALEALAEEGVTVFMGVPTMYHALVEAAAVSGLRTTALRAAVSGGAALPVAVLERFEESFSTQVLEGYGLTETSPVATFNQPHIGRRPGTVGHPVWGVEIGIADAAVDDGIRLLADGEIGEVVVRGHNVFAGYLDDPEATAAAVVDGWFRTGDLGVRDEDGFLSIVDRKKDLVIRGGFNIYPREVEEVLVRHPAVSEVAVIGVPDEAKGEEVCAVVVPRPGVAPVTAEELVAWSKERLGRHKYPRLVRFVDELPLGPTGKVLKRALVS, from the coding sequence ATGTCACTGAGCGTCGCCAACATCCTGGGCGAGTCCGCCCGCCTCCTCCCCGAACGGATCGCGGTGGTCGAGGGCGCGGCCCGGCTGACGTACGGGGAGCTGTGGAGCGAGGCGCTGCGCTGCGCCGCCGGACTGCGGGAGGCGGGGGTGAAGCCGGGCGATCGGGTCGCGGTCCTGCTGCCGAACACCACCGAGTTCGTGCGGGTGTACTACGGCGCGCTGGCGGCGGGCGCGACGGTCGTGCCCGTGCACGCGCTGCTGGTGGCCGACGAGGTCCAGTACGTCCTGGAGCACAGCAAGGCGGTGGCGATCGTCAGCGGCGGGCCGCTGTGGCCGGTGGCCGAGGAGGCGGCGCGGGCCGCCGGGGTGCGGGCGCTGCGGGGCGCCCCCTCGGCGGCGGAGCCGCTGTCGGCCGCCGAGCCGGCCGGGGCCTCCGACACGGCGGTGGTCCTCTACACGAGCGGGACGACGGGCCGGCCCAAGGGCGCCCGCCTCACGCACCTCAACATCGTGATGAACGCCTCCGTGACCTCGCAGGACCTGCTGGGTCTCGGCGCGGGGGACGTCGTCCTCGGCTGTCTGCCGCTCTTCCACAGCTACGGGCAGACCTGCGCGATGAACGGGACGCTGCGGGCGGGCGCCACGCTGGTCCTGCTGCCCCGGTTCAGCGGCCCGGCGGCGCTGGAGGCGCTGGCCGAGGAGGGCGTCACCGTCTTCATGGGCGTGCCGACGATGTACCACGCCCTGGTGGAGGCGGCCGCCGTCTCCGGCCTTCGGACGACGGCCCTGCGCGCCGCGGTCTCGGGCGGCGCGGCGCTCCCGGTCGCCGTGCTCGAGCGGTTCGAGGAGTCGTTCTCGACGCAGGTCCTGGAGGGGTACGGCCTGACGGAGACCTCGCCGGTCGCCACGTTCAACCAGCCGCACATCGGGCGGCGTCCCGGGACGGTGGGGCATCCGGTCTGGGGTGTCGAGATCGGGATCGCCGACGCGGCCGTCGACGACGGGATCCGGCTGCTCGCGGACGGCGAGATCGGTGAGGTCGTGGTGCGGGGGCACAACGTCTTCGCGGGGTACCTCGACGACCCGGAGGCCACGGCCGCGGCGGTGGTCGACGGCTGGTTCCGTACGGGGGACCTCGGCGTCCGCGACGAGGACGGGTTCCTGAGCATCGTGGACCGGAAGAAGGACCTGGTCATCCGGGGCGGCTTCAACATCTACCCGCGCGAGGTCGAGGAGGTCCTGGTCCGTCACCCGGCGGTCTCCGAGGTCGCGGTGATCGGCGTCCCGGACGAGGCGAAGGGCGAGGAGGTGTGCGCGGTGGTCGTGCCGCGGCCCGGCGTCGCCCCGGTCACGGCGGAGGAACTCGTCGCCTGGTCGAAGGAGCGTCTGGGCCGCCACAAGTACCCGCGCCTGGTGCGTTTCGTCGACGAGCTCCCGCTGGGGCCGACCGGCAAGGTCCTCAAGCGGGCGCTGGTGTCCTGA
- a CDS encoding PucR family transcriptional regulator yields MTHGRSTPGRTPRSTAGASTTRGSTTRGSSVGGSSVGGSATRGSTAPGSVSAHTPVGSATGALRRTLATALLGDIDHLTDRAVDDIRAHSGTYASGAPVSREELREFVRDNLMRALEDFGGLAPTGGDFEQAARETGRRRAEQSVPLDTVLRAYRRGGRVLWQVMAEHLRARPGRDSDSRDTELDVAGAVWETIDRYSVAMADAYRLTQLEMQSRQDTRRVALFEALLDGRADDPAVAAAASAALGVPQQDRYVVVVAAQDPAAPPNPAPVLEARGMWSFWRPRAGRYAGIVRLPRGTDATRTLLDLLRHRTGATAGISPEFDRLARAGRALRLAEETLRTLPAGSGEAAAFDDRLAEVLLSGRGDIADRIVTVHLGPVLATGGERAALLETLRVWLDNGCSAARAAELLYCHRNTVLNRISRISELTGRSSESGDTRLGWSLALRALPLADLGEQPEQPEQPERAPRPPRD; encoded by the coding sequence ATGACGCACGGCCGCTCGACACCCGGCAGGACGCCCCGCTCCACGGCGGGCGCTTCCACGACGCGCGGTTCCACGACGCGCGGTTCCTCGGTCGGCGGTTCCTCGGTCGGCGGCTCCGCGACCCGCGGCTCCACGGCGCCCGGCAGCGTGAGCGCCCACACCCCCGTCGGCTCCGCCACGGGCGCGCTGCGCCGCACCCTCGCCACCGCGCTGCTCGGCGACATCGACCACCTCACCGACCGGGCCGTCGACGACATCCGCGCCCACAGCGGCACCTACGCCTCCGGCGCCCCCGTCAGCCGCGAGGAGCTGCGGGAGTTCGTCCGCGACAACCTGATGCGGGCCCTGGAGGACTTCGGCGGCCTCGCCCCCACCGGCGGCGACTTCGAGCAGGCCGCCCGCGAGACCGGCCGCCGCCGCGCCGAGCAGAGCGTGCCGCTCGACACGGTCCTGCGCGCCTACCGCCGCGGCGGCCGCGTGCTGTGGCAGGTGATGGCCGAGCATCTCCGGGCCAGGCCCGGCCGCGACTCCGACAGCAGGGACACCGAGCTCGACGTCGCGGGAGCGGTCTGGGAGACGATCGACCGCTACTCGGTCGCGATGGCCGACGCCTACCGCCTGACCCAGCTGGAGATGCAGAGCCGCCAGGACACCCGCCGGGTCGCCCTCTTCGAGGCGCTGCTCGACGGCCGCGCCGACGACCCGGCCGTCGCGGCGGCCGCCTCCGCCGCGCTCGGCGTGCCGCAGCAGGACCGGTACGTCGTCGTGGTGGCCGCCCAGGACCCGGCCGCCCCGCCCAACCCGGCACCCGTCCTGGAGGCGCGCGGCATGTGGTCGTTCTGGCGTCCCCGCGCCGGCCGGTACGCCGGCATCGTCAGGCTGCCGCGCGGCACGGACGCCACGCGCACCCTGCTCGACCTGCTCCGCCACCGGACGGGTGCGACCGCCGGGATCTCCCCGGAGTTCGACCGGCTCGCGCGGGCGGGCCGGGCCCTGCGACTGGCCGAGGAGACCCTCCGTACCCTCCCCGCGGGCAGCGGCGAGGCGGCGGCGTTCGACGACCGGCTCGCCGAGGTGCTGCTCAGCGGCCGGGGCGACATCGCCGACCGGATCGTCACCGTCCATCTCGGACCGGTCCTGGCCACGGGCGGCGAGCGCGCCGCCCTGCTGGAGACCCTTCGGGTCTGGCTGGACAACGGCTGCTCGGCCGCCCGGGCCGCCGAGCTGCTCTACTGCCACCGCAACACGGTCCTCAACCGCATCAGCCGTATCTCGGAGCTCACCGGCCGCTCCAGCGAATCGGGCGACACCCGCCTCGGCTGGTCCCTGGCCCTCAGGGCGCTGCCCCTCGCCGACCTCGGCGAGCAGCCGGAGCAGCCGGAGCAGCCGGAGCGGGCGCCGCGGCCGCCGAGGGACTGA
- a CDS encoding YigZ family protein: MQEQYRTLAREGVHETEINRSRFICALAPVATEQEAQEFVARIRKEHPTATHNCFAYVIGADASVQKASDDGEPGGTAGVPMLQMLMRREVRYVAAVVTRYYGGVKLGAGGLIRAYGGVVGEALDALGTITRQRFRLATVTVDHQRAGKLENDLRATGRAVREVRYGEGVAIEIGLPDADVEAFRAWLADATAGTAGLELGGEAYGDA, encoded by the coding sequence ATGCAGGAGCAGTACCGCACCCTCGCCCGCGAAGGCGTGCACGAGACAGAGATCAACCGCTCGCGCTTCATCTGCGCGCTGGCGCCCGTCGCGACCGAGCAGGAGGCGCAGGAGTTCGTCGCGCGCATCCGCAAGGAGCACCCGACCGCCACGCACAACTGCTTCGCGTACGTCATCGGCGCCGACGCCTCCGTCCAGAAGGCGAGCGACGACGGCGAGCCCGGCGGCACGGCCGGTGTCCCGATGCTGCAGATGCTCATGCGGCGCGAGGTGCGGTACGTCGCCGCCGTCGTCACCCGCTACTACGGCGGCGTGAAGCTCGGTGCGGGCGGTCTGATCAGGGCGTACGGAGGTGTGGTCGGCGAGGCCCTGGACGCGCTCGGGACCATCACCCGGCAGCGCTTCCGCCTCGCCACCGTCACCGTCGACCACCAGCGCGCGGGCAAGCTGGAGAACGACCTGCGCGCGACGGGACGAGCCGTGCGCGAGGTGCGGTACGGCGAGGGCGTCGCCATCGAGATCGGACTGCCGGACGCCGACGTGGAGGCGTTCCGCGCCTGGCTCGCCGACGCCACGGCCGGCACCGCGGGCCTGGAACTGGGCGGCGAGGCGTACGGCGATGCCTGA
- a CDS encoding exonuclease SbcCD subunit D encodes MRFLHTSDWHLGRSFHRVSLLDAQSAFLDHLVATVRERDVDAVLVAGDVYDRAVPPLSAVELFDTALHRLAEAGVPTVMISGNHDSARRLGVGAGLIERAGIHLRTDPAGVGTPVVLTDAHGEVALYGLPYLEPALVREQFGAAKAGHEAVLGAAMDRVRADLAERPGSTRSVVLAHAFVAGGEPSDSERDITVGGVAAVPAGVFDGVDYVALGHLHGSQTVTPRVRYSGSPLAYSFSETDHRKSMWLIDLGPAGEIEAAERVDCPVPRPLARIKGRLDDLLADPALVRHERSWIEATLTDPVRPAEPMARLTARFPHTLHLVFEPERTESDPLASYAQRLRDRSDRQIAEDFVAHVRGGTGPDGAERTVLYGAFDDVRVDAAEREREVGAR; translated from the coding sequence ATGAGATTCCTGCACACATCGGACTGGCACCTGGGACGGTCGTTCCACCGGGTGAGCCTGCTCGACGCCCAGTCCGCGTTCCTCGACCACCTGGTGGCGACGGTGCGCGAGCGCGACGTGGACGCGGTCCTGGTCGCCGGGGATGTCTACGACCGGGCCGTGCCGCCGCTCTCCGCCGTCGAGCTCTTCGACACCGCCCTGCACCGCCTGGCCGAGGCCGGAGTGCCGACCGTCATGATCTCCGGCAACCACGACTCGGCGCGCCGCCTCGGCGTCGGCGCCGGGCTCATCGAGCGCGCCGGCATCCACCTCCGTACGGACCCGGCTGGCGTCGGCACCCCCGTCGTGCTCACGGACGCCCACGGCGAGGTGGCGCTGTACGGCCTTCCGTACCTCGAACCAGCCCTGGTACGCGAGCAGTTCGGCGCCGCCAAGGCCGGGCACGAGGCCGTCCTCGGCGCCGCCATGGACCGGGTCCGCGCCGACCTCGCCGAGCGGCCCGGCTCCACCCGCTCCGTGGTCCTCGCCCACGCCTTCGTCGCGGGCGGCGAACCGAGCGACAGCGAGCGGGACATCACCGTCGGCGGCGTCGCGGCCGTCCCCGCCGGAGTCTTCGACGGCGTCGACTACGTCGCCCTCGGCCATCTGCACGGCAGCCAGACCGTCACCCCGCGCGTGCGCTACTCCGGCTCCCCCCTTGCGTACTCCTTCTCCGAGACCGACCACCGCAAGAGCATGTGGCTGATCGACCTGGGGCCGGCGGGCGAGATCGAGGCCGCCGAGCGCGTGGACTGCCCGGTGCCCCGCCCCCTCGCCCGGATCAAGGGCCGGCTGGACGACCTGCTGGCCGACCCCGCCCTCGTACGGCACGAGCGGTCCTGGATCGAGGCGACCCTCACCGACCCCGTGCGGCCCGCCGAACCCATGGCGCGGCTCACCGCACGCTTCCCGCACACGCTGCACCTCGTCTTCGAGCCCGAGCGCACCGAGAGCGACCCCCTCGCCTCGTACGCCCAGCGGCTGCGTGACCGCAGCGACCGGCAGATCGCCGAGGACTTCGTGGCCCACGTGCGCGGCGGCACGGGCCCGGACGGCGCCGAGCGGACCGTCCTGTACGGCGCCTTCGACGACGTCCGGGTGGACGCGGCGGAGCGGGAGCGCGAGGTGGGCGCCCGGTGA
- a CDS encoding AAA family ATPase yields MRLHRLSVTAFGPFGTTQEIDFDALSSAGIFLLHGPTGAGKTSVLDAVCYALYGAVPGARQSPGASLRSDHAPTGTYTEVTLELTVGERRLEVTRRPAQPRPKKRGGGFTTEKAQSWLREYDSESSAWAALSRSHQEIGEEITQLVGMSREQFCQVVLLPQGDFARFLRADAEARGKLLGRLFDTRRFAAVEERLADLRRAAEQQVRDGDERLLALAHRMAQVTGGTVVDERPGEPGLAEAVQTLAAVARSEAREALDIADSAVSAAESRQAAARHVLDAERELADRQARFAEARRRQEELEARRPERDRRQATLDRSRKADLVAPALGLRADAEREHATASTAREQSRGRLPADLADAGAEQLSALERRLREELGGLESARRAERRSAEIAQERAALGRQARADEEILQDAGGWLAGWEPRRAELTARIEAAQEAAARAEHLAGRLEPARRRLAAARRRDALAQESTAAESRLTAAREHRNKAHEAWLDVKSRRLRGIAAELAAALTPGDPCQVCGSADHPAPARTGADHVDRATEDEAYAAFTRAEESRTAAERTVAATAEAWAAARAEVLAGAPRTGGTESLRAVAHDRPGPDDDPGGAPAAPGGGARADDEADDGPDGRGAKAGAASARADRVSSGGSPAAVDATGGPDAAHEPTVAELGHEVEDLARQHAEAHALAAQTHDAREALARAEREYESRVGAQRDAERRVAARTSQREALDREQTGLDAELARGRGESGSVAEHASRLERKIAILLDAAETVRAVDLTAQRLKEADDRLADAAFRAGFDTPAEAAAALLPDDERRTLQHHLDDWQAEAAAVADRLAEPETRAAAERPPADPASAEAAHAAAERALRDAASALAAVRDRSAELARLSRQADTEVRRLGPLREEYERVARLAGLTAGTSAENERKMRLESYVLAARLEQVAAAATARLQRMSSGRYTLVHSDARSGGRRAGLGLHVVDAWTGNERDTATLSGGETFFASLALALGLADVVTDEAGGVRLDTLFIDEGFGSLDDQTLDEVLDVLDSLRERDRSVGIVSHVADLRRRIPAQLEVVKERHGSAVKLRTPGAGGGLSG; encoded by the coding sequence GTGAGACTGCACCGCCTCTCCGTCACCGCGTTCGGCCCCTTCGGCACCACCCAGGAGATCGACTTCGACGCCCTCTCCTCCGCGGGCATCTTCCTCCTCCACGGACCCACCGGCGCGGGCAAGACCTCCGTCCTCGACGCCGTCTGCTACGCCCTGTACGGCGCCGTGCCCGGCGCCCGGCAGTCCCCGGGGGCCTCGCTCCGCAGCGACCACGCCCCGACCGGCACGTACACGGAGGTGACGCTCGAACTGACCGTGGGGGAGCGGCGGTTGGAGGTCACCCGGCGGCCGGCGCAGCCCCGCCCCAAGAAGCGGGGCGGCGGCTTCACCACCGAGAAGGCCCAGAGCTGGCTGCGGGAGTACGACTCCGAGAGCAGCGCATGGGCCGCGCTCAGCCGCTCCCACCAGGAGATCGGCGAGGAGATCACCCAGCTCGTCGGCATGAGCCGCGAGCAGTTCTGTCAGGTCGTGCTCCTGCCGCAGGGCGACTTCGCGCGCTTTCTGCGGGCGGACGCCGAGGCGCGCGGCAAGCTGCTCGGGCGGCTCTTCGACACCCGCCGGTTCGCGGCCGTGGAGGAACGGCTCGCCGATCTGAGGCGCGCCGCCGAGCAGCAGGTACGGGACGGGGACGAGCGGCTGCTCGCGCTCGCCCACCGGATGGCGCAGGTCACCGGCGGCACCGTCGTGGACGAACGGCCCGGCGAGCCCGGACTCGCCGAAGCCGTCCAGACCCTGGCCGCCGTGGCCCGCTCCGAGGCACGCGAGGCCCTCGACATCGCCGACTCGGCCGTCTCGGCCGCCGAGTCCCGGCAGGCGGCGGCCCGCCACGTGCTCGACGCGGAGCGGGAGCTGGCGGACCGTCAGGCCCGGTTCGCCGAGGCGCGGCGACGGCAGGAGGAGCTGGAGGCCCGCAGGCCCGAGCGGGACCGCCGGCAGGCCACCCTGGACCGCTCCCGCAAGGCCGACCTCGTGGCGCCCGCCCTCGGTCTGCGCGCCGACGCCGAGCGCGAGCACGCGACGGCGAGCACGGCCCGCGAGCAGAGCCGTGGCAGGCTGCCCGCCGACCTGGCCGACGCGGGCGCGGAACAGCTCTCCGCCCTGGAGCGGCGGCTCCGTGAGGAGCTGGGCGGACTCGAGTCCGCCCGGCGGGCCGAGCGGCGCAGCGCCGAGATCGCCCAGGAGCGCGCCGCCCTGGGGCGCCAGGCACGCGCGGACGAGGAGATCCTCCAGGACGCGGGCGGCTGGCTCGCCGGGTGGGAGCCCCGCCGGGCCGAGCTGACGGCGCGTATCGAAGCCGCCCAGGAGGCCGCCGCCCGCGCCGAGCACCTCGCGGGCCGCCTCGAACCCGCCCGCCGCAGGCTGGCCGCGGCCCGCCGCCGGGACGCCCTGGCGCAGGAGTCGACCGCCGCCGAGTCCCGGCTGACGGCCGCTCGCGAGCACCGCAACAAAGCCCACGAGGCCTGGCTGGACGTCAAGTCCCGCCGCCTGCGGGGCATCGCCGCCGAACTGGCCGCCGCCCTCACCCCCGGCGACCCCTGCCAGGTCTGCGGCTCCGCCGACCACCCGGCCCCCGCCCGCACCGGCGCCGACCACGTCGACCGCGCCACGGAGGACGAGGCCTACGCCGCCTTCACGCGCGCGGAGGAGTCCCGCACGGCCGCGGAACGCACGGTGGCGGCCACCGCCGAGGCATGGGCGGCCGCCCGCGCGGAGGTCCTCGCGGGCGCGCCCCGTACGGGAGGGACGGAGAGCCTGCGGGCGGTCGCCCACGACCGGCCGGGGCCCGACGACGATCCCGGCGGGGCTCCGGCCGCCCCCGGGGGCGGAGCCCGTGCGGACGACGAGGCGGACGACGGGCCGGACGGCCGGGGCGCGAAGGCGGGCGCCGCGTCCGCGCGCGCGGATCGCGTGAGTTCCGGCGGATCCCCGGCGGCCGTCGACGCCACGGGCGGTCCGGACGCGGCCCACGAGCCCACCGTCGCCGAACTGGGCCACGAGGTGGAGGACTTGGCCCGGCAGCACGCCGAGGCGCATGCGCTCGCCGCGCAGACGCACGACGCGCGGGAGGCGCTCGCGCGGGCCGAGCGGGAGTACGAGAGCCGGGTCGGCGCCCAGCGGGACGCCGAGCGGCGGGTCGCCGCGCGGACCTCGCAGCGCGAGGCGCTCGACCGGGAGCAGACCGGGCTGGACGCCGAACTGGCCCGGGGCAGGGGCGAGTCCGGCAGCGTCGCCGAGCACGCCTCACGCCTGGAGCGGAAGATCGCCATCCTGCTCGACGCGGCCGAGACCGTACGCGCCGTCGACCTCACCGCCCAGCGCCTGAAGGAGGCCGACGACCGCCTCGCCGACGCCGCGTTCCGCGCCGGGTTCGACACCCCCGCGGAGGCCGCCGCCGCGCTCCTCCCGGACGACGAGCGCCGTACGCTGCAGCACCACCTGGACGACTGGCAGGCGGAGGCCGCCGCCGTCGCCGACCGGCTCGCCGAGCCGGAGACACGGGCCGCCGCCGAGCGCCCGCCCGCCGACCCGGCGAGCGCCGAGGCCGCCCACGCCGCGGCCGAACGGGCACTGCGGGACGCCGCGTCGGCCCTCGCCGCCGTACGCGACCGCAGCGCCGAACTGGCCCGGCTCTCCCGCCAGGCCGACACCGAGGTCCGCCGCCTCGGACCGCTGCGCGAGGAGTACGAACGGGTCGCCCGGCTCGCCGGACTCACCGCCGGCACCTCGGCCGAGAACGAGCGGAAGATGCGCCTGGAGTCGTACGTCCTGGCCGCCCGGCTCGAACAGGTCGCGGCCGCCGCCACCGCCCGGCTCCAGCGGATGTCGTCCGGTCGCTACACCCTGGTCCACTCCGACGCCCGCTCCGGCGGCAGACGCGCCGGCCTCGGCCTCCATGTGGTCGACGCCTGGACGGGCAACGAGCGGGACACGGCCACCCTCTCGGGCGGCGAGACCTTCTTCGCCTCCCTGGCGCTCGCGCTCGGCCTCGCCGACGTCGTCACCGACGAGGCCGGCGGCGTCCGGCTCGACACCCTCTTCATCGACGAGGGCTTCGGCAGCCTGGACGACCAGACCCTCGACGAGGTGCTCGACGTCCTCGACTCGCTGCGCGAGCGCGACCGCAGCGTCGGCATCGTCAGCCACGTCGCCGATCTGCGCCGCCGCATCCCCGCCCAGCTGGAGGTGGTCAAGGAGCGGCACGGCTCGGCCGTGAAGCTGAGGACGCCCGGTGCGGGAGGCGGGCTCAGCGGCTGA
- a CDS encoding Lrp/AsnC family transcriptional regulator, with amino-acid sequence MTGYAPDATDWRILEALQAQGRASFADLARAVSMSASAVTERVRRLEEAGVIAGYTAVVDQERLGLPILAFVRLRYPNGNYKPFHDLIETTPEVLEAHHVTGDDCFVIKVAARSMKHLEQISGKVATLGSVTTSVVYSSPLPRRAISR; translated from the coding sequence ATGACCGGATACGCACCGGACGCCACCGACTGGCGCATCCTCGAAGCCCTGCAGGCCCAGGGAAGGGCCAGCTTCGCCGATCTGGCACGGGCCGTGTCCATGTCCGCCTCCGCCGTGACCGAGCGGGTGCGCAGGCTGGAGGAGGCCGGGGTGATCGCCGGGTACACGGCCGTGGTCGACCAGGAACGGCTCGGACTGCCGATCCTCGCCTTCGTGCGGCTGCGCTACCCGAACGGCAACTACAAGCCGTTCCACGATCTGATCGAGACCACCCCGGAGGTCCTGGAGGCGCACCATGTGACCGGCGACGACTGTTTCGTGATCAAGGTCGCCGCGCGGTCCATGAAGCACCTGGAGCAGATCTCCGGGAAGGTCGCCACGCTGGGGTCCGTGACGACGAGCGTCGTGTACTCCTCGCCTCTCCCCCGGCGCGCGATCAGCCGCTGA
- a CDS encoding DUF885 domain-containing protein, which produces MPETSSSPLPRQVADTYVDALIALDPITGTYLGVKESAGLLPDFSPAGQEKVAELARRTLAMLDEAERRPGADTDAERRCGRLLRERLMAELAVHEADEGLCAVSNMRSPAHSVRMVFTVMATETEEDWAAVAQRLRAVPGALEGYRASLALGLERKLLGGPRATATFVGQLTEWSGGDGEGPGWFDEFAAAGPESLPAAVRDELASAARGATEAVAALRDWMRDVYAPAIADAPDTVGRERYQRWSRYFNGTDLDLDQAYAYGWSEYHRLLGEMRTEAERILPGSGPWEALAHLDVHGTHIEGVEEVRVWLQSLMDEAIEALDGTHFELAERVRRVESHIAPPGGAAAPYYTGPSEDFSRPGRTWLPVDGQTRFPVYDLVSTWYHEGVPGHHLQIAQWAHVAEQLSRYQATVGGVSANAEGWALYAERLMDELGFLPDAERRLGYLDGQMMRACRVIVDIGMHLQLEIPADSPFHPGERWTPELAQEFFQQHSSRPPAFVESEMTRYLSMPGQAIGYKLGERAWLLGRANAQAAHGDAFDAKAWHMAALSQGPLGLDDLVDEISRL; this is translated from the coding sequence TACCTGGGAGTCAAAGAGAGCGCCGGGCTCCTTCCCGACTTCTCGCCGGCCGGACAGGAGAAGGTGGCCGAACTCGCCCGCCGTACCCTGGCGATGCTCGACGAGGCCGAGCGGCGCCCGGGCGCGGACACCGATGCCGAACGGCGCTGCGGCAGGCTGCTGCGCGAGCGCCTGATGGCCGAACTCGCCGTCCACGAGGCCGATGAGGGCCTGTGCGCGGTCAGCAACATGCGATCCCCCGCGCACAGTGTGCGGATGGTGTTCACCGTGATGGCGACGGAGACCGAGGAGGACTGGGCGGCCGTGGCGCAGCGGCTGCGCGCGGTTCCCGGGGCTCTGGAGGGCTACCGTGCCTCGCTCGCCCTCGGCCTGGAGCGCAAGCTCCTGGGCGGGCCCCGGGCGACCGCCACCTTCGTCGGGCAGCTGACGGAGTGGTCGGGCGGGGACGGCGAAGGGCCGGGCTGGTTCGACGAGTTCGCCGCCGCGGGACCGGAGTCCCTGCCGGCCGCAGTGCGTGACGAGCTCGCCTCGGCGGCCCGTGGCGCGACCGAGGCGGTCGCCGCGCTGCGGGACTGGATGCGGGACGTGTACGCCCCCGCGATCGCGGACGCGCCCGACACGGTGGGCCGCGAGCGCTACCAGCGGTGGTCGCGCTACTTCAACGGCACCGACCTGGACCTCGACCAGGCCTACGCGTACGGCTGGTCCGAGTACCACCGGCTGCTCGGTGAGATGCGGACCGAGGCGGAGCGCATCCTGCCCGGCTCCGGCCCGTGGGAGGCGCTCGCGCACCTCGACGTCCACGGCACCCACATCGAGGGCGTCGAGGAGGTCAGGGTCTGGCTGCAGAGCCTGATGGACGAGGCGATCGAGGCCCTGGACGGCACCCACTTCGAACTCGCCGAGCGGGTACGGAGGGTGGAGTCGCACATCGCCCCGCCCGGCGGCGCCGCAGCCCCGTACTACACCGGCCCGTCGGAGGACTTCTCCCGGCCCGGCCGCACCTGGCTGCCGGTCGACGGACAGACCCGCTTCCCGGTGTACGACCTGGTGTCGACCTGGTACCACGAGGGCGTGCCGGGCCACCACCTGCAGATCGCCCAGTGGGCGCACGTGGCCGAGCAGCTCTCCCGCTACCAGGCGACGGTCGGCGGGGTCAGCGCCAACGCGGAGGGCTGGGCGCTCTACGCGGAGCGGCTGATGGACGAGCTCGGCTTCCTGCCGGACGCCGAGCGGCGCCTGGGCTACCTGGACGGGCAGATGATGCGCGCCTGCCGGGTGATCGTCGACATCGGCATGCACCTGCAGCTGGAGATCCCCGCGGACTCGCCGTTCCACCCGGGCGAGCGGTGGACGCCGGAGCTGGCGCAGGAGTTCTTCCAGCAGCACAGCAGCCGTCCGCCGGCCTTCGTCGAGAGCGAGATGACCCGCTATCTCTCGATGCCGGGACAGGCGATCGGCTACAAGCTGGGCGAGCGGGCCTGGCTGCTCGGCCGCGCCAACGCGCAGGCGGCTCACGGCGACGCGTTCGACGCGAAGGCGTGGCACATGGCCGCGCTCTCGCAGGGGCCGCTGGGGCTCGACGACCTCGTGGACGAGATCTCGCGTCTCTGA